Below is a genomic region from Candidatus Lernaella stagnicola.
CAGGGCACCCTGCGCCGCATGAAGCAGCAAACGCCGATCGACAACCTGCTTTTGGCCGGTGCCTGGACCTTCCCCGGCGGCGGGCAGTCGGCGGTGATTTCCTCCGGCGTCGCAGCGGCGGATATGGTGTTAAAAAAGGAAGCGGCGCGGAACTAGTCGCTAGTCGCCCAACATCAACCGGCTCAGTTCGCGGATGAACGACGGCCCGATGCCGCAGCAGCCGCCCACGACCCGCGCACCTTGCTCCACGAGCGTCCGGCAACCCGCGGCGAAATGCTCCGGCGTTTCCTCGTAGCCGGGCCGCGCGTCGATGCCTGTGGGTTGACCGCCGTTGGGTTGCATCATCAAAGGCAGGTCGCTGCCCCGCCGCAGCGCCTGGGCGACGATCGGCATTTCGTTCACCGTAACCGTGCAGTTGGCGCCCACCAGAGCCGCGCCCGCGTCGGTCAAGGCGCGCGCACAATCGGCGGCGAACTCACCTCGGAGCGTAACCGCTTCGCCCTCTTGAATTCCGAAAGTCATCGACGCGACCACCGGCAAACCCGTCGCCACTGCAACGGCCGTTGCCATCAGGGCTTCGCGCAGATCGAAGAAGCTTTCGAGAATGAGGCCGTCCACGCCCGCCGCGACCAGCGCGTCAACCTGTTCCTCGAACCCGGCACGCACGAGCGACAGTTCCTCGTCGCGCAACGGCTCTACAGTTAGCCCCGCGGGCGCCAATCCGCCCAACACAATAATGTTCGGACCAACCGCGTCGCGCGCAATACGAACCGCGGCCTCGTTGACGGCCCTCGCTTTTCCGGCGAATCCTCGTTTCGCCAGCGTAAAGTCGGATGCGCCGAAAGTGTTGGTGATCACCAAATCGC
It encodes:
- a CDS encoding homocysteine S-methyltransferase family protein; this translates as MSTILNLPAGRAVIGDGAMGTELLRRGAAVNKPLSLLNLDKPEWVHEIHLAYAQAGSDLVITNTFGASDFTLAKRGFAGKARAVNEAAVRIARDAVGPNIIVLGGLAPAGLTVEPLRDEELSLVRAGFEEQVDALVAAGVDGLILESFFDLREALMATAVAVATGLPVVASMTFGIQEGEAVTLRGEFAADCARALTDAGAALVGANCTVTVNEMPIVAQALRRGSDLPLMMQPNGGQPTGIDARPGYEETPEHFAAGCRTLVEQGARVVGGCCGIGPSFIRELSRLMLGD